The DNA region GGGTGGGAATCTTCTCCAGGACCATCCTTCGGCGGCCATCGGCACTCGCGGCGTCGcccggcagcagcagcttccGGTAGAACGAGCAGGCTCGCTTGCCGTACACTGGGATGTCGGCGTTGTACGGCGGGCTGAGGATGTCGAAGAAGGCAGCCGGACCTCCGATGGCGGTTATCTCGTGAAAGTTTCGTTCCGTTGGCGTAAGCATTCCGCAGCAACCCTCCGGACCTTGGCCGGCGTCAAGTGTCTTCTCCTGCTCTACGTTCACGAGTACGTGGCGTCGCTCCGTCCCGTCGGCGTCCTGCTCCTCGCGGCGATCAATCTCCGAGAAGCTCTGAATTCGCACGGAACCGGCCACAACCTTCAGCAGGCCGTTCATTCGCGGGTGGTCGTGCAGCGGCATCGTGTAGTTCTCCCGCAGGACAAACACCGACATCGTGAACGCGTCACTGTCGTAGATATCTATGAAGGTGCACGGAGCTTTGGTGGCCGGCTCGAACGTCTCCGGGGTCACCACGGCCGGATCCAGGTTCAAATCGGCCAGCGTTAGTTGCTCCATAAGGGCACGTAAACTCTGCAGATTGGTCAGCAACCGTTCGGCGTTCTTCTGCTCGAAGGTCACCGCGGCCTGGCGAAACACCCGCGCGAACAGCGATGTCATTTTGTTGTGGCCGCAGCACTTCCGCTTTGCACAACTATCCCAAACTTAGTTCCGTGAAATCTCGacccgcagaaaaaaaaatctgcttctAAAGGTGTGTCAGCGGCACTCTCAGCGACACATCATCGCGTTATCTAGTCGGGATAATCCAGCTGCGCAGAACAAGACCGCCTTCACCAgtgtgcttgattttttttttgagtcaagttgttgtgcaaaaaatttcacttttccccTCGGATATGATTgaacttttattttgattttcttctGCACTCTCGcggcctgctgctgctgcaccttGCTACGATGGGTGGTGGGTTGGTTGACATCTACTTGTGTCAAACCGGCACTCGCTCCGGCGCAGAGCACAGGGTGGTGATTTCGCGATGATGATAACAGAGAACAGAGGCCGCGCGCATGTAAACATTGCCCACCCCTCTAGGGTGGTATTCAGTGATCATGGTGTATTTcttgtgtttttgtttatgtcaaataattttatttaataaaccaatttatttatttttttctatttttgagtGCATAAACCGcttcaagtaaaaaaaaactcaacataaaaaaaacttgatttgagcattctttaaaaaaaacgcccAATTTTTTCACGTACTTCAACCAaagagtattgaaaaaaatcattaaatggcgtaatattcaatgtttggcccttttaaaatgttagtcttgatttaaaaattttcaaaatatttttttcgaaaagatcggaaaatttcacgaatatttcatgtattaacattgataatcggaccattagttgctgagatatggtcattagaaaatggtgggttattttggagagattaagaaaacttcaattttcgtgtttctttttcttaaagcggctctatctcagcaacccgaggtccaatcttcaatgtctcttagacaattttatagcaaattttctgaacttctcaaaaaaaaaatttaaaatggtcacttatggtcactgttttttaaaattgaaaaactgcaaatatttctctaaaatcaaactttcggtggctatattctgaaaacggagccctttatcaaaaaactgtagagtacttttcgattgcaaattcaattttgcattaaaaaataatgtcaatctctggagtttttttgaaaaggtccaataaaccaaattttcagtttttgctttttgggtgtttttcaatacccctgactcaaggcggtttcaaaaacacccaaaaa from Culex quinquefasciatus strain JHB chromosome 3, VPISU_Cqui_1.0_pri_paternal, whole genome shotgun sequence includes:
- the LOC6036244 gene encoding 2-aminoethanethiol dioxygenase, producing MTSLFARVFRQAAVTFEQKNAERLLTNLQSLRALMEQLTLADLNLDPAVVTPETFEPATKAPCTFIDIYDSDAFTMSVFVLRENYTMPLHDHPRMNGLLKVVAGSVRIQSFSEIDRREEQDADGTERRHVLVNVEQEKTLDAGQGPEGCCGMLTPTERNFHEITAIGGPAAFFDILSPPYNADIPVYGKRACSFYRKLLLPGDAASADGRRRMVLEKIPTPNHYYCDTEHYEVPDFMYATGGE